A single region of the Octopus bimaculoides isolate UCB-OBI-ISO-001 chromosome 6, ASM119413v2, whole genome shotgun sequence genome encodes:
- the LOC128248046 gene encoding sodium-dependent noradrenaline transporter-like, with translation MLGRRPWPIWKPFWVIIGPLCILGLWVLSIMSFKHLSYGDGSVFPKWTNYTGLGIALFTIIPVPILGMVEVMKHKGSFLNRLKQSVKPTVEWCPAKSRVDLKISISKPEEEVDSHLL, from the exons ATGTTAGGTCGAAGACCTTGGCCAATTTGGAAACCTTTCTGGGTTATCATCGGTCCGTTGTGTATACTA GGTCTCTGGGTATTGAGCATAATGTCCTTCAAACATTTGAGTTACGGTGACGGGTCTGTGTTTCCCAAGTGGACCAACTATACAGGCTTGGGTATTGCTCTATTTACCATCATTCCGGTGCCAATTTTGGGTATGGTAGAAGTCATGAAGCACAAAGGATCTTTTCTCAAT AGACTAAAGCAAAGTGTAAAGCCAACCGTTGAATGGTGTCCAGCAAAGTCAAGAGTTGATCTCAAGATAAGTATCTCCAAGCCTGAGGAAGAAGTTGACAGCCATCTTTTGTAA